The following coding sequences are from one Plasmodium coatneyi strain Hackeri chromosome 11, complete sequence window:
- a CDS encoding Variable surface protein Vir7-like protein: protein MPDAVGGTSLTVTSQLEDANIYIMHVPKLKDAKSEVLFYDKFNKETDTCAGESAVESIKGYLGSSLNYANKGNDIDKIGKAICYVDKMYKGTDAHPYKKELCHALYFWIGDILFNNVKDSDSLSLIISMICEQLHNSYTQHGCEIICETIGKDLFLKRKTIFDYYHDYSVIQTAILNHEEAPCAQLYSQYLDAIIPIYEGVRSGCGGVPTSGSYCEQFKKCLMILMIQNSCN from the exons atgcCGGATGCAGTAGGTGGAACATCATTAACGGTTACTTCACAATTAGAAGATGCCAATATATACATCATGCAT GTACCAAAATTGAAGGATGCAAAGTCGGAGGTACTTTTTTATGACAAGTTCAATAAAGAAACGGACACCTGCGCTGGCGAAAGTGCCGTTGAAAGTATAAAGGGGTATTTAGGAAGTTCTCTGAATTATGCAAATAAAGGCAATGATATCGATAAAATTGGCAAAGCAATATGCTACGTGGACAAAATGTATAAGGGCACCGATGCACATCCGTACAAGAAGGAACTCTGTCACGCGCTATATTTCTGGATAGGGGATATATTGTTCAACAATGTGAAAGATAGTGATTCACTTTCACTTATTATAAGTATGATTTGTGAACAATTACATAATTCGTATACTCAACATGGGTGTGAAATTATTTGTGAAACTATAGGCAAAGACCTTTTCCTTAAGAGAAAAACAATATTTGATTACTACCACGATTACAGTGTCATACAAACAGCCATCCTAAATCATGAGGAGGCCCCCTGTGCTCAGTTATATAGCCAATATTTGGACGCCATCATACCAATATATGAAGGTGTAAGGAGTGGTTGTGGCGGGGTTCCTACGAGTGGTTCATATTGTGAgcagtttaaaaaatgtttaatgaTACTAATGATCCAGAACAGTTGCAATTGA